A genome region from Amblyraja radiata isolate CabotCenter1 chromosome 32, sAmbRad1.1.pri, whole genome shotgun sequence includes the following:
- the cdk9 gene encoding cyclin-dependent kinase 9 isoform X1: MARCPDSGMGVRLSADMVKYYEVLDFQFCDEVAKYEKMAKIGQGTFGEVFKARHRQTGKKVALKKVLMENEKEGFPITALREIKILQLLKHENVVNLIEICRTKATQYNRYKGSIYLVFDFCEHDLAGLLSNANVKFTLAEIKKVMQMLLNGLYYIHRNKILHRDMKAANVLITRDGVLKLADFGLARAFSLAKNSQPNRYTNRVVTLWYRPPELLLGERDYGPPIDLWGAGCIMAEMWTRSPIMQGNTEQHQLTLISQLCGSITAEVWPNVEKYELYQKLELPKGQKRKVKDRLKAYVKDPYALDLIDKLLVLDPTQRTDSDDALNHDFFWTDPMPSDLKNMLSTHNQSMFEYLAPPRRRGSHMPQQSTNQNKNPAAANQTEFDRVF, encoded by the exons ATGGCGCGGTGCCCGGACAGCGGCATGGGGGTCCGGCTCAGCGCCGACATGGTGAAGTACTACGAGGTGCTGGACTTCCAGTTTTGCGATGAGGTCGCCAAGTACGAGAAGATGGCGAAGATCGGGCAGGGCACCTTCGG GGAGGTGTTTAAAGCACGACATCGGCAGACAGGAAAAAAAGTGGCTTTGAAGAAAGTGCTTATGGAAAATGAAAAGGAAGGG TTTCCCATTACGGCCTTGAGAGAAATCAAAATCCTGCAACTGTTGAAGCACGAAAATGTGGTGAACCTTATTGAGATCTGCCGCACTAAAG CCACGCAGTATAATCGCTACAAGGGCAGCATCTACCTGGTCTTTGACTTCTGCGAGCATGACCTGGCTGGACTGCTCAGCAATGCAAACGTGAAGTTCACTTTGGCAGAAATCAAGAAGGTGATGCAGATGTTGCTGAATGGGCTCTACTACATCCATCGGAACAAG ATTTTGCATCGAGATATGAAAGCAGCCAATGTTCTAATCACTCGGGATGGTGTGCTGAAACTGGCCGACTTTGGTCTGGCTCGAGCATTCAGTCTGGCCAAGAACAGCCAGCCAAATCGCTACACCAACAGGGTGGTGACCCTGTGGTATCGACCACCAGAGCTGTTGTTAG GTGAGAGAGACTATGGACCGCCCATAGATCTGTGGGGTGCTGGATGCATCATGGCTGAGATGTGGACCCGGAGTCCAATAATGCAGGGCAACACAGAACAGCATCAGCTAACGTTGATCAGTCAGCTCTGTGGCTCCATTACAGCCGAG GTTTGGCCTAATGTTGAGAAGTATGAACTGTACCAAAAGCTGGAACTGCCTAAAGGTCAGAAGCGAAAAGTTAAAGACCGGTTGAAAGCCTACGTGAAGGACCCTTATGCACTGGACCTCATTGACAAGCTGCTTGTCCTCGATCCCACCCAGAGGACCGACAGTGATGATGCCCTGAACCACGATTTCTTCTGGACTGACCCCATGCCTTCTGACCTTAAAAACATGCTCTCCACCCACAACCAATCAATGTTTGAGTATTTAGCCCCTCCCAGGAGGCGAGGCAGTCACATGCCTCAGCAGTCAACCAATCAGAACAAGAATCCTGCTGCAGCCAACCAGACGGAATTTGATCGGGTGTTCTGA
- the cdk9 gene encoding cyclin-dependent kinase 9 isoform X2 — translation MENEKEGFPITALREIKILQLLKHENVVNLIEICRTKATQYNRYKGSIYLVFDFCEHDLAGLLSNANVKFTLAEIKKVMQMLLNGLYYIHRNKILHRDMKAANVLITRDGVLKLADFGLARAFSLAKNSQPNRYTNRVVTLWYRPPELLLGERDYGPPIDLWGAGCIMAEMWTRSPIMQGNTEQHQLTLISQLCGSITAEVWPNVEKYELYQKLELPKGQKRKVKDRLKAYVKDPYALDLIDKLLVLDPTQRTDSDDALNHDFFWTDPMPSDLKNMLSTHNQSMFEYLAPPRRRGSHMPQQSTNQNKNPAAANQTEFDRVF, via the exons ATGGAAAATGAAAAGGAAGGG TTTCCCATTACGGCCTTGAGAGAAATCAAAATCCTGCAACTGTTGAAGCACGAAAATGTGGTGAACCTTATTGAGATCTGCCGCACTAAAG CCACGCAGTATAATCGCTACAAGGGCAGCATCTACCTGGTCTTTGACTTCTGCGAGCATGACCTGGCTGGACTGCTCAGCAATGCAAACGTGAAGTTCACTTTGGCAGAAATCAAGAAGGTGATGCAGATGTTGCTGAATGGGCTCTACTACATCCATCGGAACAAG ATTTTGCATCGAGATATGAAAGCAGCCAATGTTCTAATCACTCGGGATGGTGTGCTGAAACTGGCCGACTTTGGTCTGGCTCGAGCATTCAGTCTGGCCAAGAACAGCCAGCCAAATCGCTACACCAACAGGGTGGTGACCCTGTGGTATCGACCACCAGAGCTGTTGTTAG GTGAGAGAGACTATGGACCGCCCATAGATCTGTGGGGTGCTGGATGCATCATGGCTGAGATGTGGACCCGGAGTCCAATAATGCAGGGCAACACAGAACAGCATCAGCTAACGTTGATCAGTCAGCTCTGTGGCTCCATTACAGCCGAG GTTTGGCCTAATGTTGAGAAGTATGAACTGTACCAAAAGCTGGAACTGCCTAAAGGTCAGAAGCGAAAAGTTAAAGACCGGTTGAAAGCCTACGTGAAGGACCCTTATGCACTGGACCTCATTGACAAGCTGCTTGTCCTCGATCCCACCCAGAGGACCGACAGTGATGATGCCCTGAACCACGATTTCTTCTGGACTGACCCCATGCCTTCTGACCTTAAAAACATGCTCTCCACCCACAACCAATCAATGTTTGAGTATTTAGCCCCTCCCAGGAGGCGAGGCAGTCACATGCCTCAGCAGTCAACCAATCAGAACAAGAATCCTGCTGCAGCCAACCAGACGGAATTTGATCGGGTGTTCTGA